CAGTTCCATTGAGTGAATCCTCGATTTATCAGCCGAGCGGTTCAGGGGCGGGGTGCGCAAGCGAGACTTGAAAATCTCGCCGGCCAGCACCTCAGGGAGCGAATCACCGCCAATCCACTTTTCTACAGGCGAAAAAAAAGGCCTTGCAAAGCAAGACCTTTCTTAATTTTGGTGCCCGAGGGAGACTGTAGGCATCCATATAATCCGTGGCTTGCAGCTAAGTTATGCACCTAGGGATACAAGCAGGGATACAAATTCAGTTTTGCTGCCCTGATGATGCCCGATCAGCTCGGTGCTTACCAGCTGAGTTCAGCGACCAGCCCGCAGATGAGGCGATGATCGGTGACGTTGAAATAAGTCGGATCTTGTTCGTCTTGCTCTCCGATGAAAAATGCGTAGGCGCGTTTTTTGGATTTGCTTTTTTTCTCCTTGATACCTTCCTCGCGCACGACCTCCATCTCATTCTGTACCTTCGTCCGTTTGTAATTGGACCACTGGGACCAACAGATGCGAAGCATGTATTTGCGCACTAGCTGTCGCTCGGAGTTCCATTCACCAGCAGAAAGCTGGATCACCAATGAATCATCTATTGCTTGAGCCTTTGCCCAGGCAAGCTCCGCATAGAAAACTTTTGAACGAGAAAATTGCTCGATGCCTGCGTTTGCAGCCCCCAATTTTTTAAAGGCAGTCAGATACGTCTTATCCTCGATCCCGGGAATGTCTAATGACATGTTTCTGTCGAAGGGGAAATTGATGAACGCACGACAAATCGGCCGGATCGTGTTGGACGGTCTTCGCCCGGCTGGCCTCGTCGTACCATCATCCGAATTGGTACGGGTGGTGCTCTTGCTACCAGTCTGTGCAGGTGACTTCGGCAAGGTAGGGTCTACTGAAGTACGTTCGTCCTTAAGGATCAATCTCGAAGGGGACAAGCCTGGGCTCGTTTCCAATTCATTGCGAACGCTGCCTTTGCGCCCGCTTGCAACCGTTTTCCGTTCCCCATCTACGTCGCAACCCTCTACATGATCCGTTTTAGGGAATAGGCTGAAGTGCGGCCGCTTTAGATTAGTTTTGAGATACGACGCCGGGTAAACGGGCTTCTTGCACCCGCTACATTCATAGCCATCCCGGTCAACGTGTGGAAGCATCCATAAGTCTTCAGCCTCTACAATTTCCTTTGTGTACCTATCCCGAGCTGATTCCATCCTGCCTCTCCAAAAATCGTAGTCTTTCCGTAACTTAACATGCTTCAGTCCTACAAAAAGCTGCCGGGGCCCCTGAGGCTTTTATCTCAACACGGGGTCGGAAACCCGCGGGACTGCGTTAGTGGAAGGATTTCAAAGTTACTGAAATTTCAGCCATTGAAATCGAAAGAATTCTGCTGAAAAAAGGCCATCGTTACCGCACCGGTAACGATGGTCTTTTGTGTTGATGATTATGGACACCTTGGGCCGTCAACCGGTCAACCTGTCAACCAATGTAAAAAAATCAGCCCCTACCGAGATCACGCGGGTTCTTTGCCCCGTACCCATTCGAAATGCCCAGGGTCCCCAGCGAGCTACCAAGGGATAGGGCAAATGCACAGGTGAACAGCAGTTCACCGGGTTCACCTGTTCACTAAGCTGTGCACTTTTCCGCTAACACGATCACGCGGGTTTCCGACCCCGTGTCTCTCTCATTCGCTCAGGGGCCCCCGGCTTCTGAGGGAATATCTTCGCTGGTGGAACGCGTTGCCTAAGGGGGGCGGGGCGGATGTACAGAAAACGACGTGTAACTGGTGTTACAGGTGTAGCGGTTCAATTCAAACTATTGATTTTATTGAATAAAGTAAGCGTTACACTTGCTCGCGCTTTCTGAGGTTCTCGGTGTAACAATTACAAAAGGTGTAACGTTTTTAGCTTGCGTGCTTAATCGGACATGGTCCGCATCCGGTCCCACGGCACTGAGCGACTCATTGAGCGGACAGCCAAATACAGGTGCTTTTTGCTTTCTCTTCATACCTGATCGTGTTACTGGCGGGCATGGCGCTGATCGATCAACCGAGCAAAACGAGATCTGTTCTCCCATCACGGATCGGCGGTAAGTCCAATTAATCCTACGAAGGTTATCTATGCATCCCTATGGCCTTCTGCCGGCATTCATGGGGGCGGGCTGTACCGGGTATCATTTGCGATCTAAGGAATTGCACATACACAGAAAAGGAATCAAGGATTGAGCGGCTACGTGCCAAACGCGCCCAAGGGCCTCCGCTACAGCGGTGTAGAACCTGAAGACACTCATGCCCGGCGTTGGGCTGAGTACAAGGACATTCCCACCAAAGACCACCCCAAACCAAACAGTTTGGGATGTGTGTTCGCCAAGAGCTGCGATCTGCCTGACGGTGTGATCGATCACAAAAAGCCGTCTGGCTTCATCCCTGTTGAGAAGGTAGGCAATTACGGTGAGTTAGCCATTCTCGGTGGCCATGAAACGGACGCACAGGGAAACATTCCACTCAAGAAAATCAGCGGTTCACTACCTGCAACGCTGGGAACACTTATTTTAGGCGGGGTTGCCGCATCAGCCGCTACTGTCTCCTGTGGTGGTTTGTGCACTGCTGGTGCTGCTGTAGCCACTGAATCTGCTGCAACTGGGGCGGCTGGTGGAACCGGGGTTCTCACTGCGGGTGTGGCTGCAGGTACTTTGGCAGGTATTGTTGCCATGATGTGGCCGTCGAGCCTGGGCGATAGCAGCCTGTATACAGACGAGCAGCTCAAATCCCTTAAAGAAGGCCGCACACGCGTTCGGATACATGTCGAACAGCAAGCAGATGGCACCTTGAAGGGATACGGGTACAACACTCAGAAGCGCGCCGACTGGGAGATGATTCCGGTGGTGCAATTCGTTGAGCAAAGTTCTCAGCAGGTGGCAGATTTTGGCAACGGGGTAACGCTGATTTGGACGCCAGCCATTGACCCATCCAGCACCTCAGGAATTCCACCGTTAGAGGGCGCACCCCAAACACCCCAAATATGGATTTATCCGCCTACGGAACAGGCAGATAACATCATCGTCAGCCCGATCTACCCCGATGAATACAAAGACTTCATCCTTGTGTTCCCGCCTGACTCCGGTATCTCGCCGCTATACATCGTTATCAGTGCCCGTCATGCGCCGGGGATAGCTACAGGGAGGGGCGAGGATGTAACAGGTGTCTGGCTCGCAGATGCTAGTGTCGGGCTAGGTGCGCCGATCCCTACGCGGATAGCGGACGCATTGCGAGGCCAAAGTTTCGGAACGTTCGATAGCTTCAGGCGGGCTTTTTGGAAAGCTGTAAGTAACGATCCGGAGTTACTCAGCCAACTGAGCGAGGACGATCAGGCGCGTGTGCTAACTGGTAATGCGCCTACGGTTCGATTCAGAGATTCGGTAGGAAAACGAGTGACGTTCGAAATACACCATGTCGAACGAATCGTAGACGGTGGGGCGGTGTACGACGCGGATAACTTGAGGGTGAATACTCCACGAAACCACATTGACCTTCACAAGAGAAAGTAGGCACAACATGGAAGATATTTCTGATTTTACCGAAGTCGAATTCATCGCCTTCATCAAAAACATACGAGTCGTTAACAAGGGCGGCACGGACGATGAGCTAGGTGAATTGCTTGTGCAGTTCAGCAAGCTCGCGGGCCATCCAGATGGTTACGACCTTATTTTTCACCCAGAACCCGGTGCAGACAACTCTGCCGAAGGTATCACTAAGACGGTGAAGGAATGGCGCGCTGCTAACGGGCTATCGGCATTCAAAGAGGACTGATTCAGATCCTGGCCCATTACGCGACGTTAGCTGCCAGACCACCCGGTAAATGCTGCGTTTATTCAGAAGGATTGCAACATGCACGGATTGGGGTAGGGCGCACTGGTGGCAACAGCGGCAGCAGACAGTGCATTCACGCTCGCGTTAATGCACCCGATCCCCCTGCAAGGGAGGTGCATCCGTTTCGCGGACGACTCTCTGTCGCGACCGGCAGATAGCGGCCAATAACGGACAGTGACCGGTATTTGTGGTTTAGGAGCCGTTCGAATGCGCCGAACGTGGCAGGCCGAAATCGGCGAGAATTTTTTAATGGTGAAACGCGATCGAGCTACTTGCGCTCTCGCTGTACATACCACTGCGTGAACGCTTCGGCACTTACCGGTCGGCAGACATGAAACCCTTGGGCCATGTCGCAATGATAATCGCCCAGCGCATCGAGCACGTCGGCAGTTTCTACGCCTTCAGCAATGACCGTCATGCCAAGGTTGTGACCCAGATCGACGACGCTCCGTACGATGAGCTCGTTGGCTTGATCGCTTTGCATCGCCAGTACAAAGGATTTGTCGATCTTGAGTTCGCTGATGGGCAAATCCTTCAACTGAGCCAGGCTCGTGTAGCCGACGCCGAAATCATCGATGGCGATGTGGATGCCCATCCCATGTAACTGTCTCAGGATGGTCCGGGCCGCGTAGGAATCGAGCATGATCGCGGACTCGGTCACTTCGAGCATGAGCATGTTCGGCGTCAGATTATAATGCTCAAGCAGATCGATTATCTGAACCACCAATTTGTCGTCCAGCAGGTTGCGTGCAGAAATGTTCACGGCGACCGGTATGCATAGCCCCGCATCAATCCAGGCCCGCGCCTGGGACAGCGCGAGGTTCAGCACGTATTGAGTCAGGGTGCCGATGATCCCGGTCAATTCGGCAAACGGAATGAACTCATCCGGATTCACCAGGCCGCGCACTGGATGCTGCCAGCGCACCAAGGCTTCGACGCCAGTCACTTTTCCTGTGCTCAGGCTGACCTTGGGCTGGTACTCCAAGAACAATTCGCGGCGCTCCAGACCTCGCCGTAGTTCGCCAAGCATGGCCAGGCGTTCCGGAGAACGCCGATCCGTTCCCGGGTCGTAGGCGAGGACACACTTTCCCTGTTTTTTGGCGGCATACATAGCGATGTCGGCACGCTGCAGGAGCGTCGATGGATCGTCACCGTGCAGCCCGGACACCACTACCCCGAAGCTGGCCTCGACATCCAGT
The window above is part of the Pseudomonas prosekii genome. Proteins encoded here:
- a CDS encoding bacteriocin immunity protein, which produces MEDISDFTEVEFIAFIKNIRVVNKGGTDDELGELLVQFSKLAGHPDGYDLIFHPEPGADNSAEGITKTVKEWRAANGLSAFKED
- a CDS encoding S-type pyocin domain-containing protein; this translates as MSGYVPNAPKGLRYSGVEPEDTHARRWAEYKDIPTKDHPKPNSLGCVFAKSCDLPDGVIDHKKPSGFIPVEKVGNYGELAILGGHETDAQGNIPLKKISGSLPATLGTLILGGVAASAATVSCGGLCTAGAAVATESAATGAAGGTGVLTAGVAAGTLAGIVAMMWPSSLGDSSLYTDEQLKSLKEGRTRVRIHVEQQADGTLKGYGYNTQKRADWEMIPVVQFVEQSSQQVADFGNGVTLIWTPAIDPSSTSGIPPLEGAPQTPQIWIYPPTEQADNIIVSPIYPDEYKDFILVFPPDSGISPLYIVISARHAPGIATGRGEDVTGVWLADASVGLGAPIPTRIADALRGQSFGTFDSFRRAFWKAVSNDPELLSQLSEDDQARVLTGNAPTVRFRDSVGKRVTFEIHHVERIVDGGAVYDADNLRVNTPRNHIDLHKRK